The following proteins come from a genomic window of Lolium rigidum isolate FL_2022 chromosome 5, APGP_CSIRO_Lrig_0.1, whole genome shotgun sequence:
- the LOC124657402 gene encoding E3 ubiquitin-protein ligase Os03g0188200-like has protein sequence MDAERAHLGRVLGVTTMVLLVASFSYLAVSTLYGCLRAARVVHAPPGNDDDTAPAETRDDTKRALDGIPVRVVVLQSPRDADAGGRKQDAEADADDECAVCLAEFVPGDEVRVLPACRHGFHSECVDRWLLTRAPTCPVCRAPVAAPVEESGTKQACATGHGHHVGIGGDEYRSNGAITVSLVE, from the coding sequence ATGGACGCGGAGCGGGCGCACCTCGGGAGGGTGCTGGGCGTCACCACCATGGTCCTCCTCGTCGCCAGCTTCTCCTACCTCGCCGTCAGCACGCTCTACGgctgcctccgcgccgcccgcgTCGTCCACGCACCGCCCGGCAACGACGACGACACGGCGCCGGCGGAGACGCGGGACGACACCAAGCGCGCGCTCGACGGGATCCCCGTGCGGGTGGTCGTTCTGCAGTCCCCGCGCGACGCCGACGCTGGCGGTCGGAAGCAGGACGCGGAAGCAGACGCTGACGACGAGTGCGCGGTGTGCCTGGCGGAATTCGTGCCCGGGGACGAGGTGCGCGTGCTCCCGGCGTGCCGCCACGGCTTCCACAGCGAGTGCGTCGACCGCTGGCTGCTCACGCGCGCGCCCACCTGCCCCGTCTGCCGCGCCCCGGTCGCCGCGCCCGTGGAGGAGAGCGGTACGAAGCAGGCCTGCGCGACCGGGCACGGCCACCACGTCGGCATTGGCGGCGACGAGTACCGTTCGAATGGTGCGATCACGGTGTCACTTGTGGAGTAG
- the LOC124657403 gene encoding E3 ubiquitin-protein ligase Os03g0188200-like → MDAQQAHLERALGATATVLLVASLSYFALSTLYRCLRAARVVITPPSNDDDPASGTQDDTKRALAGIPVRVFVLQFPADAGGARKEEANADADDCAVCLAEFAPGAEVRVLPACHHGFHRECVDRWLLTRAPTCPVCRAPVAAPVVEDADAGKEDCAGGIRDHGSRDIPAVALVE, encoded by the coding sequence ATGGACGCGCAGCAGGCGCACCTGGAGAGGGCGCtgggcgccaccgccaccgtgctCTTAGTCGCTAGCCTCTCCTACTTCGCCCTCAGCACGCTCTACCgctgcctccgcgccgcccgcgTTGTCATTACTCCACCCAGCAACGACGACGACCCGGCGTCGGGGACGCAGGATGACACCAAGCGCGCGCTCGCGGGGATTCCCGTGCGGGTGTTCGTCCTGCAGTTCCCTGCCGACGCTGGCGGCGCTCGGAAGGAGGAGGCGAACGCCGACGCAGACGACTGCGCGGTGTGTCTAGCGGAGTTCGCTCCAGGAGCGGAGGTGCGCGTGCTCCCGGCGTGCCACCACGGGTTCCACCGGGAGTGCGTCGACCGCTGGCTTCTCACGCGCGCGCCCACCTGCCCCGTCTGCCGCGCCCCGGTCGCCGCCCCCGTGGTGGAGGACGCCGACGCTGGCAAGGAGGATTGCGCCGGCGGTATTCGTGACCACGGCTCCCGTGATATCCCGGCGGTGGCACTTGTGGAGTAG